In bacterium YEK0313, one genomic interval encodes:
- the erpA gene encoding Iron-sulfur cluster insertion protein ErpA yields MSDTVTVTDRAAQRIAKILSGEPPGSMLRISVEGGGCSGFQYKFDFTRDRNADDLVIEKAGATVLVDEISLPYMAGTELDWVDDLIGSSFKLQNPNATANCGCGTSFSV; encoded by the coding sequence ATGTCGGATACCGTCACCGTCACTGATCGCGCCGCCCAGCGCATCGCCAAGATCCTGAGCGGCGAACCGCCGGGTTCGATGCTGCGCATATCGGTGGAGGGCGGCGGCTGCTCCGGCTTCCAGTACAAGTTCGACTTCACCAGAGACCGCAATGCCGACGACCTCGTCATCGAAAAGGCCGGCGCGACCGTCCTGGTCGACGAGATCTCCCTGCCCTACATGGCCGGCACCGAGCTCGACTGGGTCGACGATCTCATCGGCTCGTCGTTCAAGCTGCAGAACCCCAACGCCACCGCCAATTGCGGCTGCGGCACCAGCTTCTCGGTCTGA
- the xthA_2 gene encoding Exodeoxyribonuclease III, with product MIIATWNVNSIKIRVENTLAWLKERDPDIVCLQELKCVDEAFPREAFEAAGYNVATHGQKSYNGVAILSKLPLEDVTPRLPGDDSDEQARYLEAVVSTPTGAFRIGSIYLPNGNPLGSEKFPYKLAWMNRLIAHARDRLTLEEPFALCGDYNVIPNPEDAKNPKDWLGDALFQPESRGKLRELAALGFTDAVRACDSSPGLYSFWDYQAGAWQRNNGIRIDHLMLSPQASDRLVRAGIDKHVRAFDKPSDHVPVWCELRL from the coding sequence ATGATCATCGCCACGTGGAACGTCAATTCCATCAAGATTCGCGTCGAGAACACCCTCGCCTGGCTCAAGGAGCGCGATCCCGACATCGTCTGCCTGCAGGAACTGAAATGCGTCGACGAGGCCTTCCCGCGCGAGGCCTTCGAGGCCGCCGGCTACAATGTCGCGACCCATGGGCAGAAGAGCTACAACGGCGTCGCCATCCTCTCCAAGCTGCCGCTGGAGGACGTCACCCCTCGCCTGCCCGGCGACGACAGCGACGAGCAGGCCCGCTACCTCGAAGCCGTCGTCTCGACGCCGACCGGCGCGTTTCGGATCGGCTCGATCTACCTGCCGAACGGCAACCCGCTCGGCAGCGAGAAGTTTCCCTACAAGCTCGCCTGGATGAACCGGCTGATCGCCCATGCCCGCGACCGGCTGACGCTCGAGGAGCCCTTTGCCCTCTGCGGCGACTACAATGTCATTCCCAATCCCGAGGACGCCAAGAACCCCAAGGACTGGCTGGGCGACGCGCTGTTCCAGCCGGAAAGCCGCGGCAAGCTGCGCGAGCTCGCCGCCCTCGGCTTCACCGACGCGGTGCGCGCCTGCGACAGCTCCCCGGGGCTCTATTCGTTCTGGGACTATCAGGCCGGCGCCTGGCAGCGGAACAACGGCATCCGCATCGACCACCTGATGCTGTCGCCGCAGGCGAGCGACCGCCTGGTCAGGGCCGGCATCGACAAGCACGTCCGCGCCTTCGACAAGCCGAGCGACCATGTGCCGGTCTGGTGCGAACTGCGCCTCTGA
- a CDS encoding Pyridoxamine 5'-phosphate oxidase gives MWIDDEAALEALYGRPGEASLVKEVPRLTPQYRAIIEASPFCVLATAGAEGLDATPRGDPAGFVAVVDDRTLVMPDRRGNNRIDSLRNIVRDPRVALLVLVPGVGETLRVNGRARISADSALLARHTVDGKAPTSALVITIDTVYFQCARALHRSRLWDPGLHRARGELPSAGDMLKGAHQPFDAEDYDRNLAARQKATLY, from the coding sequence ATGTGGATCGATGACGAAGCGGCGCTCGAGGCGCTCTACGGCCGCCCGGGCGAGGCGTCGCTGGTCAAGGAAGTGCCGCGGCTGACGCCGCAATATCGCGCGATCATCGAGGCGTCGCCCTTCTGCGTGCTCGCGACGGCCGGGGCGGAAGGGCTGGATGCCACGCCGCGCGGCGATCCCGCCGGTTTTGTCGCCGTCGTCGACGACCGGACGCTGGTCATGCCCGACCGGCGCGGCAACAACCGCATCGACAGCCTCAGGAACATCGTCCGTGATCCGCGCGTGGCGCTGCTGGTCCTGGTGCCGGGCGTCGGCGAGACGCTCAGGGTGAACGGGCGGGCGCGCATTTCGGCCGATTCCGCGTTGCTGGCCCGCCACACGGTCGACGGCAAGGCGCCCACGAGCGCGCTCGTCATCACCATCGACACGGTCTATTTCCAGTGCGCGCGCGCCCTGCATCGGTCCCGCCTGTGGGATCCGGGCCTGCACCGCGCGCGTGGCGAGCTGCCGAGCGCCGGCGACATGCTGAAGGGCGCGCACCAGCCCTTCGACGCCGAGGACTATGACCGGAACCTCGCCGCGCGCCAGAAGGCGACGCTCTATTGA
- a CDS encoding Cupin domain protein: protein MQHVETRAGTFSVAHAKDGEFKGQGLRSFFVYRDLGIAKATGGRVGAHVIKAVPGAHAGGDKHTHTLDFQLVYVLKGWVRFWYEGVGEVLLEPGSCVHQPPGIVHQEIAHSDDLELIEITLPAEFPTQGA from the coding sequence ATGCAGCATGTCGAGACCCGGGCCGGGACCTTTTCGGTCGCCCACGCCAAGGACGGGGAGTTCAAGGGGCAGGGGCTGCGGAGCTTCTTCGTCTACCGCGATCTCGGCATCGCCAAGGCGACCGGCGGCCGCGTCGGCGCCCATGTGATCAAGGCCGTGCCGGGCGCCCATGCCGGCGGCGACAAGCACACCCATACGCTCGATTTCCAGCTCGTCTATGTGCTCAAGGGCTGGGTGCGCTTCTGGTACGAGGGGGTGGGCGAGGTGCTGCTGGAGCCGGGGTCCTGCGTTCACCAGCCTCCCGGCATCGTCCACCAGGAGATCGCCCATTCCGACGACCTCGAACTGATCGAAATCACTTTGCCGGCGGAGTTTCCGACCCAGGGCGCCTGA
- the nhaA_2 gene encoding Na(+)/H(+) antiporter NhaA, which translates to MSEAAIANRLDRPVDDAVDHTLGPDRAQITLVEYGSYACPFCRAANERIAEVRDQLGDRLRYVFRHRPLTGSDLARRAAELIERAETPEQFWDAHVKLMTRSQVLTEEDIEAVARDLGLTGTDPEREAREAERAAARVQADIASSHASGVRFTPTFFINERRYDGPWDESSFLDAMLGTLGHRFRAAALDFASWGPSAGILLLLATILAVVLTNSPLGPAFEAFWHQEAALSVGALRFGMSIQHWVNDGLLTIFFLVVGLEIKREFTVGHLAGRRSAALPIAGAIGGMVVPAALYVLILPSGPWAHGWGVPMATDTAFAIAIIVMMGARVPIELRIFLTAAAIVDDIGAIVVVALFYSGKLQLGYLAAAVLLTGGLAALNRMHIYRVAPYTLIGIALWASIYAGGLHATLAGVVLALFIPTRPPANLAALTAQANSIMLAESAHGAEVLRHGPSIPALRALDAIHDRLESPADRLLRHAGARSSYLVLPLFALANAGVAISPGILDGRGTLVLAIMTGLVLGKPLGMLGAAWLAARFGIATKSAEYSWAQLAGASALAGIGFTMSLFIAGQAFPDPGDFAAAKIAVFAASIAAAFIGAGLLWMVAGRPASEPA; encoded by the coding sequence ATGTCGGAGGCCGCGATTGCCAACCGCCTCGACCGTCCGGTCGATGATGCTGTCGACCATACGCTCGGTCCCGATCGCGCCCAGATCACGCTCGTCGAATATGGCAGCTATGCCTGTCCCTTCTGCCGGGCCGCCAACGAGCGCATCGCCGAGGTCCGCGACCAGCTCGGCGACCGGCTGCGCTACGTCTTCCGGCACCGGCCGCTGACCGGCAGCGACCTCGCGCGGCGCGCCGCCGAACTCATCGAGCGTGCGGAGACGCCCGAACAGTTCTGGGACGCGCATGTGAAGCTCATGACGCGCTCGCAGGTGCTGACCGAGGAGGATATCGAGGCGGTCGCCCGCGATCTCGGCCTGACCGGCACCGATCCCGAACGGGAGGCGCGGGAGGCCGAGCGCGCCGCCGCCCGGGTCCAGGCCGACATTGCAAGCTCGCATGCCAGCGGCGTGCGCTTCACGCCGACCTTCTTCATCAACGAGCGCCGCTATGACGGCCCGTGGGACGAGAGCTCCTTTCTCGACGCCATGCTGGGCACGCTCGGCCACCGCTTCCGCGCGGCTGCGCTCGACTTCGCGAGCTGGGGCCCCTCCGCCGGCATTCTGCTGCTGCTCGCGACCATCCTGGCGGTGGTCCTGACGAATTCCCCGCTGGGCCCCGCCTTCGAGGCCTTCTGGCATCAGGAGGCGGCGCTGTCCGTCGGCGCGCTGCGCTTCGGCATGTCGATCCAGCACTGGGTGAATGACGGCCTCCTGACGATCTTCTTCCTGGTGGTCGGCCTCGAGATCAAGCGCGAGTTCACCGTCGGACACCTTGCCGGACGGCGGTCCGCGGCGCTGCCGATCGCCGGCGCGATCGGCGGCATGGTCGTGCCGGCGGCGCTCTACGTCCTGATCCTGCCGAGCGGCCCCTGGGCCCATGGCTGGGGCGTGCCGATGGCGACCGATACGGCCTTTGCGATCGCCATCATCGTCATGATGGGCGCGCGCGTGCCGATCGAGCTGCGCATCTTTCTCACCGCCGCCGCCATCGTCGACGATATCGGCGCCATCGTGGTGGTCGCGCTGTTCTATTCCGGCAAGCTCCAGCTCGGCTATCTCGCTGCGGCGGTGCTGCTGACCGGCGGGCTCGCCGCGCTCAACCGCATGCATATCTACCGCGTCGCGCCCTATACGCTGATCGGCATCGCGCTCTGGGCCTCGATCTATGCCGGCGGCCTGCATGCGACGCTCGCCGGCGTCGTGCTGGCGCTGTTCATCCCGACCCGCCCGCCGGCCAATCTCGCCGCGCTCACGGCGCAGGCCAATTCCATCATGCTCGCGGAAAGCGCCCATGGCGCGGAAGTGCTCCGTCACGGCCCGTCGATCCCGGCGCTCAGGGCGCTCGACGCCATCCACGACCGGCTGGAATCGCCGGCCGACCGGCTGCTGCGCCATGCCGGCGCCCGCTCCAGCTATCTCGTGCTGCCGCTGTTCGCGCTGGCCAATGCCGGCGTCGCCATCTCGCCGGGCATTCTCGACGGGCGCGGCACGCTGGTCCTGGCGATCATGACCGGCCTCGTGCTCGGCAAGCCGCTCGGCATGCTGGGCGCCGCCTGGCTCGCGGCGCGGTTCGGCATCGCCACCAAATCCGCAGAATATTCCTGGGCCCAGCTTGCCGGAGCGAGCGCGCTCGCCGGCATCGGCTTCACCATGTCGCTGTTCATCGCCGGCCAGGCCTTTCCCGATCCGGGCGATTTCGCCGCCGCCAAGATCGCGGTCTTCGCGGCCTCGATCGCGGCGGCCTTCATCGGCGCGGGCCTGCTCTGGATGGTGGCGGGCCGGCCGGCATCCGAGCCGGCCTGA
- the dgt gene encoding Deoxyguanosinetriphosphate triphosphohydrolase: MAVASYFYPPLAPYASDARLSRGRLVPEPASPTRTEFHRDRDRIIHTTAFRRLKHKTQVFVAPEGDHYRTRLTHTIEVAQIARSITRALGLDEDLAETLALAHDLGHTPFGHTGEDALDEVMRNYGGFDHNAQSLRIVTRLERRYAAFDGLNLCWETLEGLVKHNGPLLKPDGSPVERYAARGIPVAITEYDALQPLDLASHASAEAQAAAIADDIAYDAADIDDGLRAGLFTLDDLGAAVPMAGAFLEEIRALHPKLEPAREINELTRRVITRLVEDVIVEAQRAIAEIGPATADDIRRCGRTLVQFSEPIQAYDRGIKDFLFRNVYRHQRVVPIRQEAGNVVRDLFAAFYDHPVAMPPVWSAGLDEAEPARRARRVADYIAGMTDHYAMDEHRRLFGETPDLR, from the coding sequence ATGGCGGTTGCGAGCTATTTCTATCCCCCGCTCGCCCCTTATGCCAGCGATGCCAGGCTGAGCCGCGGCCGGCTCGTGCCGGAACCGGCCTCGCCGACCCGCACTGAATTCCACCGCGACCGCGACCGGATCATCCATACCACCGCGTTCCGCCGCCTGAAGCACAAGACCCAGGTCTTCGTCGCGCCCGAGGGCGACCACTACCGCACCCGGCTGACCCATACGATCGAGGTGGCGCAGATCGCCCGCTCGATCACCCGGGCGCTCGGGCTCGACGAGGATCTCGCGGAAACCCTGGCGCTCGCCCACGACCTCGGCCACACCCCGTTCGGCCATACCGGCGAGGACGCGCTGGACGAGGTGATGCGGAACTATGGCGGCTTCGACCACAATGCCCAGTCGCTGCGGATCGTGACGCGCCTGGAGCGGCGCTACGCGGCCTTCGACGGCCTCAATCTCTGCTGGGAGACGCTGGAAGGGCTCGTCAAGCACAATGGCCCGCTGCTGAAGCCCGACGGCTCGCCGGTCGAGCGCTATGCCGCCCGCGGCATTCCCGTGGCGATCACCGAATATGACGCGCTGCAGCCGCTGGACCTTGCAAGCCATGCCAGCGCCGAGGCCCAGGCTGCCGCCATCGCCGACGACATCGCCTACGATGCCGCCGATATCGACGATGGCCTGCGCGCCGGCCTGTTCACGCTCGACGACCTCGGCGCCGCGGTGCCGATGGCGGGAGCCTTCCTGGAGGAGATCCGGGCGCTGCATCCCAAGCTCGAGCCGGCGCGGGAAATCAACGAGCTGACCCGCCGGGTGATCACCCGCCTCGTCGAGGACGTCATCGTCGAGGCACAGCGGGCGATCGCCGAAATCGGGCCCGCAACGGCCGACGACATCAGGCGCTGCGGCCGCACGCTCGTCCAGTTTTCCGAGCCGATCCAGGCCTATGACCGCGGCATCAAGGACTTCCTGTTCCGCAACGTCTACCGCCATCAGCGGGTGGTGCCGATCCGGCAGGAGGCCGGCAACGTGGTCCGCGACCTGTTCGCGGCCTTCTACGACCATCCGGTCGCCATGCCGCCGGTCTGGTCGGCGGGGCTGGACGAGGCCGAGCCGGCCCGGCGCGCCCGCCGTGTCGCCGACTATATAGCCGGCATGACCGACCACTACGCGATGGACGAGCATAGGCGGCTGTTCGGCGAGACGCCGGATCTGCGCTGA